A portion of the Sabethes cyaneus chromosome 3, idSabCyanKW18_F2, whole genome shotgun sequence genome contains these proteins:
- the LOC128742901 gene encoding metallophosphoesterase 1 homolog has product MKLRNLLLRILLGAVGLLVFNEFIVYYLVLLECQWPTKPVPVNGLEPVKVMLLSDTHLLGPIHGHWFDRLRREWQMHRAFQSAMTLFQPEAVFLLGDVFDEGNWVNQKEFDLYVDRFRKLFHTPKGTQLHSIVGNHDIGFHYATHPYLVHRFQKNFNNTGVSLTSIRGVNFVSINSIAMEGDGCQLCETAEKELRAVSAIFKCGRGIGQCKNVPKLEEYSRPVVLQHFPMHRDSDKACKEHDAPEVELYRERWEVISKESTDLIGELLNPRLAFSGHSHNYCYVVKNRLGIEEYTLPSFSWRNKNNPSFILAQISPSEHTVSRCQMPVESSIITIYLVGAIVLVLTSLLRLGSFLAQLRIFSRGRREYKKLTK; this is encoded by the exons ATGAAGCTACGTAATTTACTACTTCGCATTCTGTTAGGAGCGGTTGGTCTGCTGGTGTTCAACGAGTTTATCGTTTACTATCTGGTGTTGCTCGAG TGTCAATGGCCTACCAAACCAGTTCCAGTAAATGGGCTAGAACCGGTGAAGGTAATGCTGCTATCGGATACTCATCTTTTGGGGCCGATCCACGGCCATTGGTTCGATCGGCTGCGTCGCGAGTGGCAAATGCATAGGGCATTCCAATCAGCAATGACATTGTTCCAGCCGGAAGCGGTTTTTCTGCTGGGTGATGTTTTTGACGAAGGGAACTGGGTTAATCAGAAGGAATTCGATTTGTATGTCGATCGATTCAGGAAGTTGTTTCACACACCTAAAGGCACTCAACTCCACAGCATTGTCG GTAATCACGACATTGGTTTTCATTATGCCACCCATCCGTACTTGGTCCATCGATTCCAGAAAAACTTTAACAACACTGGCGTATCACTGACCAGCATTCGAGGAGTAAACTTCGTTTCTATTAATTCCATTGCTATGGAGGGAGACGGTTGCCAGCTGTGCGAAACAGCCGAAAAGGAACTGCGTGCCGTATCGGCGATTTTTAAATGCGGTCGCGGCATCGGTCAATGCAAGAATGTTCCCAAGCTGGAGGAATACAGCCGTCCGGTAGTGCTACAGCATTTTCCCATGCACCGTGACTCGGACAAGGCTTGCAAGGAGCATGATGCCCCGGAGGTTGAGCTCTACCGAGAACGGTGGGAGGTGATATCAAAAGAATCGACTGATCTCATTGGTGAGCTGCTCAATCCACGGTTGGCATTCAGTGGTCACTCGCATAACTATTGCTACGTGGTAAAGAATCGATTGGGAATCGAGGAATACACGCTGCCATCATTCAGTTGGAGGAACAAAAATAATCCCAGCTTTATACTG GCCCAAATATCTCCCTCAGAGCATACCGTGTCACGCTGTCAAATGCCGGTGGAAAGCTCCATTATCACTATCTATCTGGTGGGTGCGATAGTCCTGGTGCTTACTTCCCTCTTACGGCTGGGAAGCTTTTTGGCACAGTTGCGAATATTCTCCCGGGGAAGGCGAGAATATAAGAAGCTCACTAAATAG